In Anthocerotibacter panamensis C109, the sequence GCAGGGCTGGTCGAGCCATCATCTGTAATCAGGCAAACGCGCGGGTCTCTTAGCTGCATCTCCAGAAAGTCCGGCGGCGGGAGGGTTTTTAGTCCGACTAGATAGCGCTGGACAGAGGGTATGGGCGGGGAGTCTGTTTCCTGGGCAATAGGCTGGCGGTCCAAGTATTGGGCGATCTGCTCAAAGGTCCGCAGTTCAGCAAGTTCTAGTTCGGTTAGCTGAAGCGGTGGCAGGTCAGGGAAGCGTCCCTGGAGTACCTGGAGGATCGCAGTTTGTTGGTTGGGGCCAACCCCTAAATCTGCCTCTAAATCCATCTCAAGGTCGAGTATTTCGATAGGGTAGCCCGTCTCATCGCTAAAAATCTCCAAAAGGGTCTGAGCCAACAGCGTCGCCCTGTCGGTCTTGGGGAGAGGGCCATAGATACGCTCACGGTCAGTTTTTATGGAATCTTTGAGTACCATCAGAACACACCTCTTTCGTGGATGGATTGCACCACCGTGGGCTTTGAGCGTTCGCTGGCTAAGAGCTAAATTAAGCGCACGAACAATTACAGTAACCAGATGGAATTCCTTCCTTTCAGAATAACTAAGGAGGTATCAGAGCTGTGATTGGGGTGGTGTTTTAATTTTATTACGCAGATTGCTTATATGCTATGAGTGTATGCCTAAGAGCGTCAAGGTTTTTATCAAAAAATACAGTATTCCAACTACTAATGCGAGGTTTTTCATAAATAGATCAGATAATTTTGAACCTAAAACTTACTCAGATTGTCTTTTGTGCATCTAACTAGTTATAGATAAAACCCTCTCCTGTAAAAGATTTCAGGCTCTCAAATGATAAATTTAAATTTTGCTGCAAAGCTAATCATCAATACTTTAAGATAGCTTAATTGACCTAATTGTAAATCAGTAAATTATCTGATTATGTGTTTTCAAAGCGGCAATTTACCAAATGTCACCGCGATAAGAAATAGTAAATTTTTACTAAAAGTATTATGCTTACCCTCTTTGAGGCTATGAGAAGCAATTTACCCACCCTACTTGACTGACAGATCTAGATAAAATAAGCTTTTTTGAAATAAGCCATAGCTAAGGGTCAAAAATTCCCAAAGACACGCTATAAGCCCTTGAGAACAGTCCCAATTGCATCATGATTCAAAATTTGAGGCACCATGCCGATGTACACTCCCGTCAGTAGTACGGGGACAGCGGTACCACCAGAATACCCAGGATAGTAAAAGCCAGATCCTCCTTGTATCTTTCAGGGATTACCAGTCCTATCTAGTCGGTGAGAGACCGCAGATAGTCCATGCCCCTGCGGTTGCACCAGTCCCCAAAGCCTTCTTGTGGCGCACGCTCTACCCGGAAGTGGTCGAAGAGTGGAGTCAGGACTTGGAGGAGGGCGTCGCGATGAACCCGCTCTTTGAAGATCTGATTGAGGCGGGTGGACTCCAGATTCCCCCCCAGCATCAGGTGATAGCTGTCAGCAGCAGAGCCGACCAAGCCAATCTCGCCCATATAGGGACGGGCGCAGCCGTTGGGACAGCCCGTCATACGGATGGCAATTTTTTCGTCGCCGAGCCCCAATTGCTGGAGTTGTTGGTCTATCTGTGCCAGGAGCGTAGGCAAATAGCGCTCGGCTTCGGTCAAAGCCAGACTACACGTAGGGAGCGCCGGACAAGCCATACTGTAGCGCTCGGCGTTAGAAACCTCCCCTACCGGGCGGACCCCGTGCTCTTTGAGGAGCGCGTCTATCGTCGGACGCTCTGCGGGAGGGATGTTGATGAGCAGGATATTTTGTTGGGGCGTGATGCGCAAAGCGCGGTGGAAGCGGCGCACAATCTCGCGCAGGGCTGACTTAAGCCGGAAGTTTCCTTCGTCCTTGATGCGCCCGTTGGCAATCGAGACCCCCAAAGACCAGAGCCCGTCCCCCTGTTCGTGCCAGCCCAGATAGTCGCGGTACTCCCAGGCGGGCAGTCCGCGCCAAGGCTGGATCGTCTTCCCGGAATACTCCTCGACCTTGCCCCGGAACCAATCGATACCCCGGTCAGCGATGAGATACTTGAGACGGGCATGTTTGCGGTTGAGGCGGTCACCGTAGTCACGCTGGACTTTGACCACCGCTTGGGCTACGGCGATGAGGTCTTCGGGCGGCACAAAGCCCAGGGGGTCCGCCAGCCGTGGGAAGGTCTCCTCGGCATTGTGGGTCATGCCCATCCCTCCGCCCACGGTGACATCAAAGCCTTCAGGGGTGCCGTCCTCAGCCGTCAGCAGCACAAAACCCAAGTCGTTGGTCCAGAGGTCTATCGAGTTATCCCCCGGCACGGTGAGCGCAGTTTTGAACTTACGCG encodes:
- a CDS encoding NADPH-dependent assimilatory sulfite reductase hemoprotein subunit; protein product: MTDTVRRSKVERVKEESNYLRGTLAQELAQDTPNFGEGSIQLLKFHGVYQQTDRDQTKTRKQQGLEPAYSMMIRTKNTGGACSPEFYLAVDALADSLGSGTIRATTRQAFQLHGVLKQDLKTFMQRIHNSLGTTLAACGDVERNVMSPPLPFNRPEYRLVEHYAQAVSDALAPKTGAYYEIWLNDEKIHSYAAPVSDHEPLYGSTYLPRKFKTALTVPGDNSIDLWTNDLGFVLLTAEDGTPEGFDVTVGGGMGMTHNAEETFPRLADPLGFVPPEDLIAVAQAVVKVQRDYGDRLNRKHARLKYLIADRGIDWFRGKVEEYSGKTIQPWRGLPAWEYRDYLGWHEQGDGLWSLGVSIANGRIKDEGNFRLKSALREIVRRFHRALRITPQQNILLINIPPAERPTIDALLKEHGVRPVGEVSNAERYSMACPALPTCSLALTEAERYLPTLLAQIDQQLQQLGLGDEKIAIRMTGCPNGCARPYMGEIGLVGSAADSYHLMLGGNLESTRLNQIFKERVHRDALLQVLTPLFDHFRVERAPQEGFGDWCNRRGMDYLRSLTD